ttaattatcatttaactacaaaaaattatatatgaaaatgtttaatttttgtaataattattttgaaattacaaTAAGGATGACTAATGATTCTTATTCTTGCTGTGGAAGTGTATTAGTATTATTtagggaaaaaaaaatctttctaacttttctattatttttctgtctATGTTTTATCCATGATCAATGATTTAGGTCTACGTATTATGCAATTGAAGATTTTTCCTTCTGCTAAGTTTTCAACAACGCAATATTAGAAATTGCACATCAAGGAAGTGAAGTCTGGTACATACATGTGgacaataatataaaagaatgaaCAACATTCGTTGtaaaattgttagaaaaatatttcaGACTTAAACatgtttcctttttattttttttttttttaattatcatagtttttttagttttaaaaaataagttaagtttgttacttttattcatacattttatttaaaggCTTATTTCTAAAAACACATTCTTAGTCaatgattattgtttttaagttttataaattataatattttctgaTTTAATAATGTAAGTTTTCACTCTTCTCCTTCAATATTTTTTCTCGTTACTTTATATTCATTCTTGTTCCCTATTAAAGGAgtttgttttcttataaaatacCAATAAAAATCTTTCTCAGAGTTCAAAAAGACCAGACTTGCATTTTTAAAACCAGAGATTTTGACATAGCAATTTGTGCTACAGAAGTCAACTGTGTTTTGTATAGGTACTTACTGATTTTGACTTGAGCTTTACTTCAACTCTACCTGAATATAAACCTGCCTAACCACACTCTCATGTACCAGcaattttaacaacttttatgACGAACATTTATCTGAAAAGATATTCTTATCAAACTCACTGTTTCTCTTATTCTCATGTTTCTATTTTGAAACGGAAAATAAGCAGATGATTGTCAAGGGGAGTTCTGAACTATGCACTCTGATGAAGATTCTCTTAGTTCTCTTGACAAGCTCTGAATTTATTAACTGTTACAGATTTTTCATGCTGGTTTTCTACAAAGGTTGAAAATTAAGGCATATACTGAATGATTCgtatgttttttatgtttctgaACCAAAATTGGAAAAGGTAAGGAGTTGATGCACTTAGCAATAATAAATTGTATGCTtcctgatatatatatatatatatatatatatatatatatatatatatatatatatatatatNtatatatatatatatatatatatatatatatatatatatatatatatatatatatcattggATAAGGGTACTTACATATTCAGTTCTCAAGAAAACCACACACAGCTACTCTATCTCTTTATGTCAATATAGATTGCAAAACCTCTTTTACATCGTACTACTTAAAAAAATGGACCAAAAATCGTATGATGGACTAATTATCATGAAAATTTTGAACCTAACCCGAATATAGCAGTAAAAGAAAAACTGATCCTTCCAAGTTTATCATAACGGTACACCTTACTGCTAAACATTCAGCAAGGCAATTCTGCATCAAAAGatcccttttccttttctttttcaatcaatCACGACACATTACTGAAATCTCCTCTCACTAATTCACCTAATAAGGATTTGAATTGAAGTGTAGCATAATCAGAAAACACAGCTAATGGTAGCTAACAAACTAACTTAAAAGTTTTACATCTTGCCACCTATCAGAAAATCTTGTAACAAGAATGAACCTTTTCCAAGTCGGAAACTAAAACGATGACATAGactaaaatgattaaaccttcaCAGTCTTAAACACTAAAACAGAAGCTTCAGTTAATGCAAAGAAACCCAATTTCACCACAAACACGTCACTGGAGGTTAAAAAAAGGTCTGGAACCGCAATATCTTATGGCACTGAAAGTGTTTTCCGGGCCTCCACAATGGTATCTCATTGGTCTGTAATTTTCTGTAATTTCCCGCAGCATCAATGATTGGGAATCGAAAATACTGCCCACTCTAATAACAACCAACAAGACAAGAATGACTCAaaagaagaaactaaaacaaaattaatagcAGTAAATCACAGAAcacattatcattattttcttttttgcaacTTTTTTATACAGCATCGACTATGCGTACTCGTTGTGTTGGTGAATTTTTCAAACAGGTTGTGGGTGTATTAGGAGGGGGTGCTGGAGCGAAGCCTATAAACGATGCGTCCTTTGGAGGAGTCGTAGCGGCTGACCTCCACCTTAACCCTGTCACCGGGGAGGATTCGAACGTAATTTTTTCGGATTTTGCCGGAGATGTAGCCAAGGATGAGGTCCTCGTTGTCGAGGCGAACACGGAACATGCCGTTGGGGAGGGACTCCATGATAAGGCCCTCGTGGACCCACTTCTGCTCACCGGACTTGTCCGCCTTCGCGGCGGTCGAGATGGCGGGAAGCGCCGGGAGGAGCGGCGGAGGGGGGAGGAAGGAGAGGGTACGGTGGAAAGGTGGGAGGGTGAGAGGGGAGAAGTTGGTACGGAAGAGTGAGGAGGGAAGAGGGTGATGAAGGATTGGAGTGCGGAGGGAAGTGGGGGTTGAAGAAGTGAACATGTCGCTGCTCTGAGAGAGGATGAAgagtgaagagaagaagaaggtgaGACTGAATTTGAAGTTGGAAGATGAAAGATAATTGCTTGGTGCAGAGGAAAATTGGGGTTTTGGAGGGATAAGGTTTATTTAGGCTTTGCCAAAGGAAGATAGGAaggtataataatattttaacaccattttgacactgtaaaattgttgttgtttttttttttttatttggttgatttcttaattttctttttaacaagactatttccaaattcaatcaaaactaaCATGATTAAAGCTTTTttacaatgatattttttactaaaagtaaaatatgtaaaaatgtttatttactttagcccaatttattttatatttttctaaataacatttttttcaggATAAATTagcatttaaaataataaataatcttatgttaagaaaaaatagctgggtgaaaatatatttttaattagtatgaGAATATTTTTGCAgggcttatttttttttcttctacgtTTTCACTCATCTAAAGAACtgaaaggatttttttttcgtttctttcattttatttctattaattaaaataacacattttttttattttatttccttgcattttatttcacttctaatccaaatataaaattaatatttaattctagaatttgaaattttaaaatcttaaaagtggattaaactcttaaaatttaatgtagaccaaaacctatttttcttcatcacaaaaccttatttttattgataatcatCTATTCAAAATACAAGTAAATGGCTATTGATGGGtagcatataaaaaaatgttcaattaatataaaaatcgatataaatgaataaatatataatcagAAAAAGTTATTCTTAAATAAACCAATTTCATAACTTGCAGAAAactacatataaataaattcgtTGCTGTATAAAATTCTAACCTAgcaatagttttttaaaaacaaaaagtcaTTGACAATTTTTGGGACaactttgataatttttaaatttaactaaattttataaaaaattgcaattaatgaaaagaggtattgtttaataatgactaatcaatgttttacaatattacaTTAACCGTatttaaagagagaaaaaaaaaacaaaaatcaaattatttgatacttttgttaatataatatcaaaattaattggtttataattaaattaattaagatgaTTATTTAGCTcatctaaaatgaaaataaaataccttCAATATGatgatatcaaaatttaattttgatatcaaattggAATAAAAAGTATggttaacatttaaaaaataaaaaattcaaattcaaaacttGATATAAGAGAAACAACTAGGTGAATAACCCCTAAAAACTACTTTGGTTAAAGAATGTAAATTTAAATGTCTAACGTAGGCAAAAATATTGAGGGGAAACATGTTTCTTTGGATGATAAATGGGATAACATTCTCTTTTTCAGTTTAGAAGACTAAAGTgtttaacattaataatatatcattcaaACCTGAAAAGAAAAGTAGTAAACCTGAAAGGAAAGATACACACAGTTTTCCAAGTTTTGAAAAGGGATTTAGAATCTTCCTTTCCGAACACCTGCCCAAGCTATGGCTGCAACCACAGCACCCCCCAAATGAACAGATCCTGATACTCGACTGTCTCCCTGCAATTTGACAGTCAACAACACTCTTTAGTATTCTGCCATAGATTGATAGACGACAACTGTAGTTCAAATAATATCATGTGATTACTTTTACTTACGTACAATGGGTTTTTAAAGTATCAGTTTtagatagtgttaaaatatatgtGGTTACACATGGACAAAATACCACATGATATTAACATGGCAGCTTCTTGGGAAACGATGATCAaagaaaattcattaaaatggtTTGGACGTGCTCAAAGAAAACCAGTGAGGAGAGTACATCACACGGGATCATATTGTGAATACTCCTAAGAATTAGGTTTCTGATTAACCCAATGACCACCATGTGactgatgatgaagttgttttgacAATTCATAGTTTAAAACTATCGCGTTAGGAGTTAAACATCATTTGtatgatatatatgtataaGGCTATTTTTTCATTGTTTCTAAACCTTAATCAAATAGAATTTATGAAATTGGCTTGGCTATTTGTG
This genomic stretch from Vigna radiata var. radiata cultivar VC1973A chromosome 7, Vradiata_ver6, whole genome shotgun sequence harbors:
- the LOC106767134 gene encoding uncharacterized protein LOC106767134, with the protein product MFTSSTPTSLRTPILHHPLPSSLFRTNFSPLTLPPFHRTLSFLPPPPLLPALPAISTAAKADKSGEQKWVHEGLIMESLPNGMFRVRLDNEDLILGYISGKIRKNYVRILPGDRVKVEVSRYDSSKGRIVYRLRSSTPS